One Geoalkalibacter subterraneus genomic window carries:
- a CDS encoding sensor domain-containing protein, translating into MFGDIDRREEINSDSKDTDTGVDLNKLFFLCILPVTLAIFAGEFLIALSKGYRPYSYFGWSLDPLFIASITVPTVYILLFMPLSGQFQKRKAIEKKLIKNEKDTRNLIDSLEEGVVRIDLDGICSFANHAAAKLLGFKEVESLIGINIHNQIHADRESEQLCIICKVLSQSETCFEEEITLYRSDGTSFPADYRVYPLYNEDSMVGATVIFTDISERQARDERIRQLAFSDILTGLPNRETFNDRLAQALHTAQRKDFHVAVFYLDLDRFKAINDTLGHETGDILLQQVGARLTECVRKSDTVARLGGDEFVIMLPFIRCVEDANKVARKIMASFEKPFVINGKKVHTATSVGVAIYPHNGEDIQTLVKHADAAMYHAKSLGRQNVQFFSREISAQIEKKIVVENDLRLALEGDQFEMVYQPLIDTREGHVCGVEALLRWRHPSKGVISPGDFIAIAEESGLIVPIGEKILQTVCLQIKQWQQDGYEKMKVAVNVSSNQFKHPDFINVIRRVLVSSKIDPAGLELEITESTLMNIRGDITEILNQIRDLGVSLSIDDFGTGYSSLSYLKHFPIGKIKIDRSFVRDIPQDTNDSAIVETIIAMGHALGIKTIAEGVETLEQLEFLCARKCDEIQGYYFKPPMSPADLEKFMIEWSEKQLERCPPLSEKRNRLRLIEN; encoded by the coding sequence ATGTTTGGAGACATTGATCGTAGGGAAGAAATAAATTCGGATTCAAAAGATACTGATACAGGGGTCGATTTAAACAAGCTTTTTTTTCTGTGCATCCTCCCTGTAACTCTGGCCATTTTTGCCGGGGAATTCTTGATTGCCCTTTCCAAGGGGTATCGGCCGTATTCTTATTTCGGTTGGTCTCTCGATCCTCTTTTTATTGCCAGCATCACTGTGCCTACAGTTTACATCCTTCTGTTCATGCCGCTTTCCGGGCAATTCCAGAAGAGAAAGGCAATTGAGAAGAAGCTGATCAAGAATGAAAAAGACACCCGAAACCTGATTGATTCCCTGGAAGAGGGGGTCGTTCGGATTGATCTTGACGGGATATGCAGTTTTGCCAATCATGCCGCGGCCAAGCTCTTGGGATTTAAGGAGGTTGAGAGTTTGATCGGCATCAATATTCACAATCAGATCCATGCCGATCGGGAATCTGAACAGCTTTGCATTATTTGCAAAGTGCTGTCGCAAAGCGAGACCTGCTTCGAGGAAGAGATTACCCTTTATCGTTCTGACGGGACGTCTTTTCCCGCCGACTACAGGGTTTATCCTCTGTATAACGAGGATAGTATGGTTGGCGCCACGGTAATCTTTACCGATATCTCTGAGCGCCAAGCCCGCGATGAGCGTATCCGCCAGCTGGCGTTTTCCGACATATTGACGGGTCTGCCCAACCGGGAGACTTTCAACGACAGGCTTGCTCAGGCACTTCATACTGCGCAGCGCAAGGATTTTCACGTCGCGGTTTTTTATCTCGATCTTGATCGGTTCAAGGCGATCAATGACACCCTGGGACATGAGACCGGCGACATCTTGTTGCAGCAGGTTGGCGCAAGGCTTACGGAGTGTGTCAGAAAAAGCGATACGGTTGCACGGCTTGGAGGAGATGAATTTGTGATCATGCTCCCCTTTATTCGCTGCGTTGAAGATGCCAACAAGGTGGCCCGTAAAATCATGGCGTCTTTTGAAAAGCCCTTTGTCATCAACGGCAAGAAGGTGCATACGGCCACCAGTGTTGGAGTGGCAATTTATCCTCATAATGGAGAAGACATTCAGACTCTTGTCAAGCATGCCGATGCCGCCATGTACCACGCCAAGTCTCTTGGTCGTCAGAATGTTCAGTTTTTCTCACGCGAAATCAGCGCGCAAATCGAGAAGAAAATCGTCGTTGAGAATGATTTGCGCCTGGCCCTTGAGGGTGACCAGTTCGAGATGGTCTACCAGCCCTTGATTGATACCCGGGAGGGGCATGTCTGCGGCGTAGAAGCCCTCTTGCGCTGGAGGCATCCGTCGAAAGGGGTGATTTCTCCGGGTGATTTTATTGCCATCGCCGAGGAGTCCGGCCTGATTGTGCCGATCGGAGAGAAAATACTTCAGACGGTCTGCCTGCAGATCAAGCAGTGGCAACAAGACGGATATGAGAAAATGAAGGTGGCTGTTAATGTTTCAAGCAATCAGTTCAAACACCCCGATTTTATCAACGTCATTCGCCGGGTCCTGGTTTCCTCCAAGATCGATCCTGCCGGCCTTGAGCTTGAGATCACAGAGAGCACGTTGATGAATATCCGCGGGGATATTACCGAGATTTTGAACCAAATCAGAGACCTGGGCGTCTCCTTATCGATAGACGACTTCGGTACGGGCTACAGTTCTTTGAGCTATCTTAAACACTTCCCTATCGGGAAAATCAAAATAGATCGCTCCTTTGTTCGCGACATCCCCCAGGACACCAATGACTCAGCCATTGTCGAAACTATTATTGCCATGGGGCACGCGCTGGGCATCAAAACAATTGCCGAAGGAGTGGAAACGCTGGAGCAACTTGAATTTTTATGTGCAAGAAAATGCGACGAAATTCAAGGCTACTATTTCAAGCCGCCCATGTCTCCGGCGGATTTGGAGAAGTTTATGATCGAATGGAGCGAAAAACAATTAGAACGATGCCCTCCCTTATCAGAAAAAAGGAACAGACTTCGGTTAATTGAAAACTGA